DNA from Streptomyces luteogriseus:
CGTGCCGACACTGATGTCGAGGATCTCCGCGATCTCCGGGTCCGTGCGGCCCTCGTAGTAGCGAAGGACCAGCATGGTGCGCTGGAGTTCGGGCAGCCGGGCCAGCGCCTGCCACAGGACCGCACGCAGCTCGGTGCCGCGCATCGCGTCCGTGTCGCCGGCGGTCTCCGGCAGCTCCTCGGTCGGGTACTCGTTCAGCTTGCGGCGGCGCCACGCGCTGATGTGCAGGTTGGTCATGGTGCGGCGGAGGTATCCGCCGACCGCGGCCTTGTCACTGATCCGGTCCCACGCCCGGTAGGTCGAGAACAGTGCGCTCTGCAGCAGGTCCTCGGCCTCGAAGCGGTCACCGGTCAGGTGGTAGGCGGTTGCGTACAGGGAGGCGCGGCGCTCCTGGACGTAGGCGGTGAACTCCGCCTCCGTCAGCGAACGGCGCTCCCCCGAGCCCTCCCCGTACGCTGCTCCCCCGACGGTGCCCGTGGCGGCTGCCGCCGCGGACCCCTTGTTGATCTCCCCCGTGGGTGCGTCAACCACCGTCATGAACGCGGTGTGCTGACGCCCGGTGCCGCGAGCGCACCCCCGCCCGCTCACGGCACCGGACTTCTCGGAACCCCTGTGCACGTCGTGCAGACGCGTGACAACTGCGCTGGTGCTGATGCCGTGCAGCGTGTTCATCTCGCGCCCCCCGTCGTGGACTTCCGATGTGCGGCCCGCCGTTTGGGGCGGGCTTCCTTGCCTGTGCCGAAAAGCTTGCCGCGGCACTTTCATCGCCGTGTCCGCCGACTGTCACAGACCTGTCACAGGGGTCGACCACGGGTCGGCCACAGCTCCTGCACACGCGTCGGCGGTACCGGCCGCATCCAGTAGGGCCCACCGGTCGAACCCCGACCCCTCCATGGGCCAGAATGAGCGCGTGCCTTCCCTGTTGCTGATCGAGGACGACGACGCCATCCGGACGGCCCTGGAGCTCTCACTGACGCGCCAGGGCCACCGCGTGGCGACCGCTGCCAGCGGTGAGGACGGTCTGAAGCTCCTTCGCGAGCAGCGGCCGGACCTGATCGTGCTGGACGTGATGCTGCCCGGCATCGACGGGTTCGAGGTGTGCCGGCGCATCCGGCGCACGGACCAGTTGCCGATCATCCTGCTGACCGCGCGCAACGATGACATCGACGTGGTGGTCGGGCTGGAGTCCGGCGCCGACGACTATGTCGTCAAACCGGTCCAGGGGCGGGTGCTCGACGCCCGGATCCGGGCCGTGCTGCGGCGCGGCGAGCGAGAATCGAACGACGCGGCGAGCTTCGGCAGCCTCGTCATCGACCGCTCGGCGATGACCGTGACGAAGAACGGCGAGGACCTCCAGCTCACACCGACCGAGCTGCGGCTGCTGCTGGAGCTGAGCCGGCGGCCGGGCCAGGCGCTGTCGAGGCAGCAGTTGCTGCGGCTGGTGTGGGAGCACGACTACCTGGGCGACTCGCGGCTCGTGGACGCGTGTGTCCAGCGGTTGCGCGCCAAGGTCGAGGACGTGCCGTCGTCCCCGACGCTGATCCGTACCGTGCGGGGCGTCGGCTACCGGCTGGACGCGCCTCAGTGACCCAGGCGCACCAAGGGGGGGCCCGCGGCTGGACCGGGGCGCGCAAGGGAGTTCTGTCGCCGCTGCGCTTCACCAGCCTGCGGCTGCGACTGGTCGTCGTCTTCGGCCTGGTGGCCCTGACGGCCGCCGTGTCCGCGTCGGGGATCGCGTACTGGCTCAACCGCGAGGCCGTGCTCACCCGCACCCAGGACGCCGTGCTGCGCGACTTCGAGCAGGAGATGCAGAACCGGGCGGGCGCGCTGCCCGAGCGTCCGACGCAGGACGAACTGCAACACACCGCGGGCCAGATGGCGGGCAGCGACCAGCGCTTCAGCGTGCTGCTGGTCGGCCGCGACACCGAGGGCCGGACCGTCTACGGCAGCTCCGGCGGGCTGAACGGCTTCTCGCTCCAGGATGTGCCGAAGTCGCTGCGCACGGCGGTGAACCGGACGCAGAAGACCGACGGGTCCAACAAGCACCCTTACCACCTGTACTGGCAGCGGATTGTCGACCACGACACCCCGTACCTGGTGGCCGGTACGCGGGTGATCGGCGGTGGCCCGACCGGTTACATGCTCAAGTCGCTGGAGCCGGAGGCCAAGGACCTCAACTCGCTGGCCTGGTCGCTGGGCATCGCCACGGGGCTCGCACTGATCGGCTCGGCGCTGCTCGCGCAGGCCGCGGCGACGACCGTGCTGAAGCCGGTGCAGCGGCTCGGGGCGGCCGCGCGGCGGCTCGGCGAGGGCAAGCTGGACACCCGGCTGCGGGTGTCCGGTACCGATGAACTCGCCGACCTGTCGCGGACGTTCAACAACGCGGCCGAGGCGCTGGAGAAACGGGTCGCCGACATGGCCGCCCGCGACGAGGCGTCCCGGCGGTTCGTGGCGGACATGAGCCACGAGCTGCGGACGCCGCTCACCGCGATCACCGCCGTGACGGAGGTGCTCGAGGAGGAGCTGGAGGCGGAGACCGGCAGCATGGACCCGATGATCGAGCCCGCCGTCCGGCTGGTGGTCAGCGAGACGCGACGGCTGAACTCCCTGGTCGAGAACCTGATGGAGGTCACCCGCTTCGACGCGGGCACCGCCCGGCTCGTCCTGGACGACGTCGACCTCGCCGACCAGATCACCGCCTGCATCGACGCCCGTGCCTGGCTGGACGCGGTCGAGCTGGACGCCGAGCGCGGCCTGCACGCCCGGCTGGACCCGCGGCGCCTGGACGTCATCCTGGCCAACCTCATCGGCAACGCGCTCAAGCACGGCGGTTCCCCGGTGCGGGTGTCCGTGCGGGAGGCGGAGGACTCGATCGTCATCGAGGTGCAGGACCACGGGCCCGGCATCCCGGAGGACGTTCTGCCGCACGTCTTCGACCGCTTCTACAAGGCCAGCGCCTCCCGGCCCCGTTCCGAGGGCAGCGGCCTGGGACTGTCCATCGCGCTGGAGAACGCCCACATCCACGGCGGTGAGATCACCGCGGCCAATTCGCCCGACTCGGGCGCGGTGTTCACCCTGCGGCTCCCGCGCGGCACGTCCCCGGCGGAGGAGCAGCCCGCCGAGGACGAGCTGACGCCCGGGAGCGACACCGACCGGCCCCAGGGCGAGGACACGAAGGGGGACGCACGATGACCGCACGTCGCGCGGCCGTGCCCCGTCTGCTGGCCGTTCCGGCGCTCGCCGTGCTGCTGGCCGGCTGCGGGATCCGGGCCACGGAGGTGCCGACGAACTTCGGGCCGGCGCCCTCGCGGGTGCAGTGCTCGCTCGCCGAGCCGGACGTCTCCACCCAGGCCGCCCGGGGGCTGCCGGTGCAGGTGTTCCTGCTGTGCGGGTCCTCGCTGGTGACCGTCGACCGGACCGTACGGGTCCCGGACGGCGCGGCCGACTCCGAGCGGCGCCTCCTGGTGGCGCAGGGCCTGCTGGACCAGCTCGCCACACCGACGTCGGCCGCCGAGAAGGAAGCCGGCTACAGCACGGACGTGCGCGGCGGCATCACCGTCGGCGGGCCACGCCCCGGCGACCCGGACGACACGCTGCGGCTGAGCACGGCACCGGCCGGCCTCACCTCGTACGCCCTCGCACAGGTCGTCTGCACCTTCTCCGACTCGGCTGCGGCCGAGGGGGACGGCTCGGTGGTCCTGGGCGGCCCCGGGCCCGAGGCCCCGCGCCGCTACGAGTGCACCGACGAGGTGCGGGCCCGGCCGGGCAGCACGGAACCACCGTCGAAGGACGTGGCCGGGGAGTGATCCGCCCCGCCTGTGGCGTATGCCTCACAGGGCAACCGGGGCTCATCCCGGAACCGATCCTGCCGGAGGCCGCGTCTTGGGAGGCGTGCAGCGTCAAGGCTCCATCGGCGGCAGCGCCGCGTCCCGCATCCGTGTGACAGGGGGTGTCCTCCTCGTCGCCCACCTCGCGTTCGTCGCCTGGTTCACGCTGCGGCCGCTGGACGTGCCCTGGGTGATGCCCGCCAATCTGCGGCCGTTCGCCGGTATCCGGGCCGATCTCGCCCTGGGCTGGCCGGAGGCGGCCCGCCGGATCGGTGAGGGGCTGGCCCTGCTCGCCCCGCTGGGTGTGCTGCTGCCGTTGGTCGGCGGCAGGATGGTCGTCTCGCCGCTGGCGTCCCTGCTGCGCACCGTCGCGGCCGCCGCCCTGCTCTCCTGGGGCATCGAACTGCTGCAGACGGGCGTGCCCGGTCAGGTCGTCGACGTCGACTCGCTGTTCCTGAACACCCTGGGCGTGGCCCTCGCGCATATCGCGCTGGTTCCGGCGGGCCGTTCCTGGCTGCGCCGCCGCACCACCGCCCGTCCGCCCCTGTCCCCGGAGGAGCCGGCTCAGGGTCGGACCCCGACGATTCCCAGGGTCGGGATCGCCCCGTGGAGCGACGCTTTGCCCCCTTCGTCTCCGTAGCGTGGAGTGCAGATGGGGTACTCGGACGAGAGGCCTCACACACCCTCACGAAGGAGTCGCACATGTCCCGTCTCGCCCGCCCCACCCACGGCCGCATGATCGGCGGAGTGTGCGCCGCGCTGGCACGGCGCTTCGGCACCTCCGCGACGACGATGCGGGTGATCTTCCTGGTCTCGTGCCTGCTGCCGGGCCCGCAGTTCCTGCTGTACATCGCTCTGTGGATCGTGCTCCCGTCGGAGGACAAGGTCCACGGCAAGACCCAGACGGCCTGGTGACGCGCTCTGCCGGAACACTGATGGGGCGCACCCCGTGCGGGTGCGCCCCATCGGCATGTGTCCGCCTCGGCGGGACGGTCAGCCGACCGGCACGCCGTTCACCGGCAGGCCGTGCGTGGGCAGGCCCTGCACCGGGAGTCCACCCAGCAGCTTGGCGGCCGGGCCCGTCGGGCCCTTGGCGAGCACCTGCTCGGCGATCGGCTGCGCGGCGGCCAGGCCGGCGCCGGCCGCCGTCTGTCCCTGACCCAGCGCCTCACCCGAGCCCGGCAGCGCCTGGGAGAGCTGCTCCGCCGGGAGCGCCGCGGTGACGGTCTCCAGCGTCTGGGCGGTGTCCGGGAGGGCCGGGGCGGCGTTGGCGGCACCCGCGCCGGCGGCGGCGAAGGCGGCACCGAGAGCGGCGACACCGAGGGACTTGGCAGCAGACTGCTTCATGAAATGCGTCCTCGTAACGGGATGACGGGGTGGGTGAGCGGTCCAGCGACCGTAAACACCCGGCACCACCCGCCGCAAACATCGAAATGCGGACGGATTGTGAACGCCACCCGCATCCGCTGCGCGCCGAATACCCCTGGATCAGTCGTCCGAATCGGCAGAACCGCTGGTGGAGGCGGTCTGACGGAACAGCCATTCGGATTTCAGCTCGGCATACCCGGGCTTGATGACGTCATTGATCATGGCCAGTCGTTCATCGAAAGGAATGAACGCTGATTTCATCGCATTGACGG
Protein-coding regions in this window:
- a CDS encoding SigE family RNA polymerase sigma factor, encoding MNTLHGISTSAVVTRLHDVHRGSEKSGAVSGRGCARGTGRQHTAFMTVVDAPTGEINKGSAAAAATGTVGGAAYGEGSGERRSLTEAEFTAYVQERRASLYATAYHLTGDRFEAEDLLQSALFSTYRAWDRISDKAAVGGYLRRTMTNLHISAWRRRKLNEYPTEELPETAGDTDAMRGTELRAVLWQALARLPELQRTMLVLRYYEGRTDPEIAEILDISVGTVKSSIWRSLRRLREDEVLSFGRDEEDAFGELVA
- the afsQ1 gene encoding two-component system response regulator AfsQ1 — encoded protein: MPSLLLIEDDDAIRTALELSLTRQGHRVATAASGEDGLKLLREQRPDLIVLDVMLPGIDGFEVCRRIRRTDQLPIILLTARNDDIDVVVGLESGADDYVVKPVQGRVLDARIRAVLRRGERESNDAASFGSLVIDRSAMTVTKNGEDLQLTPTELRLLLELSRRPGQALSRQQLLRLVWEHDYLGDSRLVDACVQRLRAKVEDVPSSPTLIRTVRGVGYRLDAPQ
- a CDS encoding sensor histidine kinase produces the protein MTQAHQGGARGWTGARKGVLSPLRFTSLRLRLVVVFGLVALTAAVSASGIAYWLNREAVLTRTQDAVLRDFEQEMQNRAGALPERPTQDELQHTAGQMAGSDQRFSVLLVGRDTEGRTVYGSSGGLNGFSLQDVPKSLRTAVNRTQKTDGSNKHPYHLYWQRIVDHDTPYLVAGTRVIGGGPTGYMLKSLEPEAKDLNSLAWSLGIATGLALIGSALLAQAAATTVLKPVQRLGAAARRLGEGKLDTRLRVSGTDELADLSRTFNNAAEALEKRVADMAARDEASRRFVADMSHELRTPLTAITAVTEVLEEELEAETGSMDPMIEPAVRLVVSETRRLNSLVENLMEVTRFDAGTARLVLDDVDLADQITACIDARAWLDAVELDAERGLHARLDPRRLDVILANLIGNALKHGGSPVRVSVREAEDSIVIEVQDHGPGIPEDVLPHVFDRFYKASASRPRSEGSGLGLSIALENAHIHGGEITAANSPDSGAVFTLRLPRGTSPAEEQPAEDELTPGSDTDRPQGEDTKGDAR
- a CDS encoding VanZ family protein yields the protein MQRQGSIGGSAASRIRVTGGVLLVAHLAFVAWFTLRPLDVPWVMPANLRPFAGIRADLALGWPEAARRIGEGLALLAPLGVLLPLVGGRMVVSPLASLLRTVAAAALLSWGIELLQTGVPGQVVDVDSLFLNTLGVALAHIALVPAGRSWLRRRTTARPPLSPEEPAQGRTPTIPRVGIAPWSDALPPSSP
- a CDS encoding PspC domain-containing protein → MSRLARPTHGRMIGGVCAALARRFGTSATTMRVIFLVSCLLPGPQFLLYIALWIVLPSEDKVHGKTQTAW